A part of Synechococcus sp. UW179A genomic DNA contains:
- a CDS encoding mechanosensitive ion channel family protein gives MTTTLSDLLITVAPGDILVEMLSWLSFVQRWPVLIQLILVLIVLLIARTRSILLKRNQRLQRLLNRAGLHQRLPDSIRVLLGPAVVLLMAGVFALIQVPYGLLRYFGLLWLGWNLFTPLKTLVEKTNPRFPIGEVETTLFKPIYVFTATLSLLSLLGSRENLSRIGVANLFGVEITLGKMYTAIVAIYLIVTIASRPAALMAWLSGVIFGVQKRNQRGLELLFRYSVIGIGIIGVAYYIGINGNAFVAIAGGLSVGIGFGTKEIISNFISSIWLLFEGSVRPGEILMINGDPCTVRKLGLRATQLRRGRDGAELLIPNQNFFTQEAASYTATETSRRDSLLVAAAYQHDPDKIIDILLEIAAEHSKVKKYPPPAAFVMEFAESSIMYKVSFWVADPLDAFNVGSDLRRAIWKRFEKDNITIPFPQRQIYPMEWPPSTGKSLTPQLQAEQVIEPGATDHMS, from the coding sequence ATGACTACCACCCTCTCCGATCTGCTGATCACGGTGGCGCCTGGAGACATCCTGGTTGAGATGCTCAGCTGGCTGTCATTTGTGCAGCGCTGGCCTGTTCTCATCCAATTGATATTGGTGTTGATCGTGCTTCTGATTGCGCGCACTCGCAGCATCCTTCTCAAGCGCAACCAACGCCTCCAGCGCCTGCTCAACCGAGCAGGCCTGCATCAACGCTTGCCCGATTCAATCCGCGTCTTGCTGGGACCCGCCGTGGTGCTGCTGATGGCAGGGGTCTTCGCACTGATCCAGGTTCCCTACGGTCTGCTGCGTTACTTCGGACTGCTCTGGCTGGGCTGGAATCTGTTCACGCCCTTGAAAACATTGGTGGAAAAAACCAATCCCCGCTTCCCGATCGGAGAAGTGGAGACCACCCTGTTCAAACCCATCTATGTGTTCACAGCCACGTTGTCGCTGCTAAGCCTGCTGGGTAGTCGGGAAAACCTTTCGAGGATTGGAGTTGCCAATCTCTTTGGAGTTGAGATCACTCTCGGCAAGATGTACACCGCCATCGTGGCGATCTACCTCATCGTGACCATTGCCTCCAGGCCGGCGGCACTGATGGCCTGGCTTAGCGGTGTGATCTTCGGAGTGCAGAAACGCAATCAACGCGGCCTTGAGTTGCTATTCCGCTACAGCGTGATCGGAATCGGCATTATCGGCGTGGCCTATTACATCGGCATTAACGGAAACGCCTTCGTAGCAATCGCAGGTGGCTTGTCAGTGGGGATTGGTTTCGGCACCAAGGAAATTATCTCCAACTTCATCAGCAGCATCTGGCTGCTGTTCGAAGGATCAGTCCGACCTGGAGAGATCCTGATGATCAACGGTGATCCATGCACCGTGCGAAAACTGGGTCTGCGCGCCACACAGCTAAGACGAGGACGTGATGGCGCCGAACTGCTGATTCCTAATCAGAACTTCTTCACCCAGGAGGCCGCCTCTTACACAGCAACAGAAACCTCAAGGCGCGACAGCCTGTTGGTTGCCGCTGCCTACCAACACGACCCAGACAAGATCATCGACATCCTGCTGGAGATTGCTGCAGAGCATTCCAAAGTGAAGAAATATCCACCACCAGCGGCATTTGTGATGGAGTTTGCAGAATCCTCAATCATGTACAAGGTGTCGTTCTGGGTTGCAGACCCTCTCGATGCATTCAACGTGGGCAGTGATCTTCGTCGCGCGATTTGGAAGCGCTTCGAGAAAGACAACATCACCATTCCCTTCCCTCAGCGCCAGATCTACCCGATGGAGTGGCCTCCCA
- a CDS encoding extracellular solute-binding protein, whose amino-acid sequence MTLPLSGPPVRHGLLLVGLLCTAGLLSACSSNGRTPIKLLRVARILPTNEKVTPADSSRDRQRLRSFQNNLWDVVPGLRIQPALYSEAAVESELERQTFSGLGPDLVMGDARVIQELSVANLLDPVPITPEQRNAIAPGLLQRVTNSRGEITGLPVSQYIQLACYDKRKLKEPPATLALMSKQSSAGQVFGITQNFEDLYWSMSGFKAGGALVNSLRGKQPTAQQTQRLVSWLSWLRDASYQQNVMFWRDQATLRKQLIGGKLHWISCWTSQLPQLREALKDNLGVASLPAGPAAPAMPITKLQVWGLGRNSSTRQRETAEELMQFIVQPWAQKTWSLRYRTNYPVNPAAATIINRQIPGIENLYLFKGKEEIQIGDEIVGAIDAQPKLARAIQQVLNDVIFGAKTPAKAAERLQTVLSQSS is encoded by the coding sequence ATGACCCTTCCCCTCTCAGGACCACCAGTCCGTCATGGCCTGCTGCTAGTTGGTCTTCTCTGCACAGCTGGGCTGCTGAGCGCCTGCAGCAGCAACGGTCGAACCCCGATCAAATTGCTGCGTGTGGCCCGCATCCTGCCGACCAATGAAAAAGTCACCCCAGCTGACAGTTCCAGGGACCGTCAGCGTCTGCGCAGTTTTCAAAACAATCTTTGGGATGTAGTTCCAGGGCTGCGCATCCAACCCGCTCTCTATTCAGAAGCGGCGGTTGAATCTGAACTGGAACGCCAGACCTTCAGCGGACTTGGGCCGGATCTTGTGATGGGCGATGCCCGCGTAATCCAGGAACTCTCCGTCGCAAATCTGCTGGACCCAGTGCCCATCACGCCAGAGCAACGCAACGCCATCGCACCAGGCCTGCTGCAACGCGTCACCAATTCTCGTGGAGAAATCACAGGTCTTCCGGTCTCCCAGTACATCCAGCTCGCCTGTTACGACAAACGCAAACTCAAGGAGCCGCCAGCAACGCTGGCACTCATGTCCAAACAGAGCAGCGCAGGGCAGGTGTTTGGCATCACCCAGAACTTTGAAGACCTCTATTGGAGCATGAGCGGATTCAAGGCCGGCGGCGCACTGGTGAATTCCCTGCGCGGCAAACAACCCACTGCACAACAAACCCAGCGATTGGTCAGCTGGCTGAGCTGGCTGCGGGACGCCAGCTATCAGCAGAACGTGATGTTCTGGAGGGATCAGGCCACACTGCGCAAGCAGCTGATTGGTGGAAAACTCCACTGGATCAGCTGCTGGACCTCACAGTTACCCCAACTGAGAGAAGCCTTGAAAGACAATCTCGGCGTTGCCTCATTGCCGGCTGGACCCGCAGCCCCTGCCATGCCCATCACCAAACTCCAGGTGTGGGGACTGGGCCGCAACTCCAGTACGCGCCAGCGGGAAACCGCCGAAGAACTGATGCAGTTCATCGTTCAACCATGGGCGCAGAAGACCTGGTCACTGCGCTACCGCACCAACTACCCAGTGAATCCCGCAGCCGCCACGATTATCAACCGCCAAATCCCTGGAATCGAGAACCTCTACTTATTCAAAGGCAAGGAAGAAATTCAAATTGGCGACGAAATTGTTGGTGCCATCGATGCCCAGCCAAAACTCGCTCGAGCCATCCAACAGGTCCTCAATGATGTGATCTTTGGGGCGAAAACTCCCGCCAAGGCAGCTGAGCGACTGCAGACCGTTTTGAGCCAATCCTCATGA
- a CDS encoding TVP38/TMEM64 family protein: MDAIAHLIDTEAVLAWLESPIGVLLFVPLYAIWVTLLLPGIWASMLAGALYGPWWGSLIVFAGATLGAEAAFLLGRHWLRGWAQQRLSRFPKLLAIEKAVSREGFRLVLLTRLSPAFPFSLLNLAYGLSEVSLRDYNFGLIGIIPGTILFCALGALAGSAARFGEVLAGETSAQAWVLRVVGVLATVGVVWLVGRSARKALQEAGADAQDSEL; this comes from the coding sequence ATGGACGCGATTGCTCATCTGATTGACACCGAAGCGGTGTTGGCATGGCTGGAGTCGCCCATAGGAGTCCTGCTGTTTGTGCCCCTTTACGCCATCTGGGTGACCCTGCTGCTGCCAGGGATCTGGGCTTCGATGCTGGCTGGTGCACTGTATGGACCCTGGTGGGGCAGCCTAATCGTGTTTGCCGGGGCAACCCTTGGCGCCGAGGCCGCGTTTCTGCTGGGCAGGCACTGGCTCAGGGGTTGGGCGCAGCAGCGTCTTAGCCGTTTTCCCAAGCTGCTGGCGATTGAGAAGGCCGTTAGTCGGGAGGGGTTTCGCTTGGTGTTGCTGACGCGTCTCTCACCAGCCTTCCCGTTCTCTTTGCTGAACCTGGCCTATGGACTGAGTGAGGTGAGTCTGCGGGATTACAACTTCGGCTTGATTGGGATCATTCCTGGAACGATTTTGTTCTGCGCTCTGGGTGCTCTGGCCGGCAGTGCTGCCAGATTTGGCGAAGTGTTGGCCGGAGAGACCTCCGCGCAGGCCTGGGTGCTTCGGGTCGTAGGAGTGCTGGCCACGGTGGGAGTGGTCTGGCTGGTGGGACGTTCCGCGCGCAAAGCCCTACAGGAAGCAGGCGCTGATGCTCAGGATTCTGAGCTCTGA